Proteins encoded in a region of the Pseudomonas viciae genome:
- a CDS encoding Tim44 domain-containing protein — MKRFLSIAMALCIGLTMAIDANAAKRFGGGKSSGAAPTHQTSQMAPSSAAGSTAATAGAAGAAGAATKASGASRWLGPLAGIAAGGLLASMFMGDGFQGMQIFDILIMAVIAFLVFRFIAARRRKQQEQLAPAGHAPMQREVFNQQPASGSIFGGSAAPVAARPVINAPAWFNEERFVEAARSHFMSLQQHWDANEMDKISEFVTPQLLEFLKRERAELGDGFQSTYIDNLQVQLDGVDDRADKTIATLTFSGVSKDSRFDKGEAFSESWNMERAQGDDQPWLVAGIRQNS; from the coding sequence ATGAAACGTTTTCTTAGCATCGCCATGGCGTTGTGCATCGGCCTGACGATGGCCATCGACGCCAATGCCGCCAAGCGCTTTGGCGGTGGTAAAAGTTCGGGCGCAGCCCCGACTCACCAGACCAGCCAGATGGCGCCGTCCTCCGCCGCCGGGTCCACCGCTGCTACCGCAGGCGCGGCCGGTGCCGCTGGCGCTGCCACCAAGGCCAGCGGTGCTTCGCGCTGGCTCGGCCCTCTGGCCGGTATCGCCGCCGGCGGCCTGCTCGCGTCCATGTTCATGGGCGACGGCTTCCAGGGCATGCAGATCTTCGACATCCTGATCATGGCGGTCATCGCCTTCCTGGTCTTCCGCTTCATTGCCGCCCGTCGTCGCAAGCAGCAGGAGCAATTGGCTCCGGCCGGTCATGCACCGATGCAACGTGAAGTGTTCAACCAGCAACCGGCCAGCGGTTCGATTTTCGGTGGTTCGGCAGCGCCAGTGGCCGCCCGTCCGGTCATCAACGCGCCAGCCTGGTTCAACGAAGAGCGCTTCGTCGAAGCTGCGCGCAGCCATTTCATGTCCCTGCAGCAACACTGGGATGCGAACGAAATGGACAAGATCTCTGAGTTCGTGACCCCGCAACTGCTGGAATTCCTCAAGCGCGAGCGGGCCGAACTGGGCGATGGCTTCCAGTCGACCTACATCGACAATCTGCAAGTACAACTGGACGGCGTCGACGATCGCGCCGACAAGACCATCGCCACCCTGACCTTCAGCGGTGTGTCGAAGGACTCGCGCTTCGACAAGGGCGAAGCGTTCAGCGAAAGCTGGAACATGGAACGTGCCCAAGGCGATGACCAGCCTTGGCTGGTGGCCGGTATCCGCCAGAACAGTTAA
- a CDS encoding SMI1/KNR4 family protein: MEEIIEQLREANEPVPVPLELPDEDLLVEIEEQLFIDIPFVFREFLLTVSDVVYGSLEPVTVTDPQSHTYLPDVAANAWDAGVERSLIPICQDGDDYYCVEEDGTVVLWQAEEELIAEETWESVWHWARDVWLES, translated from the coding sequence GTGGAAGAAATCATCGAACAATTGCGTGAAGCCAACGAACCCGTACCGGTTCCGCTGGAGTTGCCTGACGAAGATTTGTTGGTAGAGATCGAAGAACAGCTGTTCATCGATATCCCGTTCGTCTTCAGGGAGTTTTTGCTCACCGTCAGCGATGTCGTCTATGGCAGCCTGGAGCCGGTGACCGTCACCGATCCCCAATCCCACACCTATCTGCCGGATGTGGCCGCCAATGCCTGGGATGCCGGTGTGGAGCGCAGCCTGATCCCGATCTGCCAGGACGGTGACGATTATTATTGCGTCGAAGAAGACGGCACTGTGGTGCTGTGGCAGGCCGAGGAAGAACTGATTGCCGAGGAAACCTGGGAATCCGTCTGGCACTGGGCGCGGGACGTCTGGTTGGAAAGCTGA
- a CDS encoding cation:proton antiporter: MHAISFIQDLAIIMMAAGLVTVLFHRFKQPVVLGYIVAGFIIGPHTPPFGFIHDEDTIKTLAELGVIFLMFCLGLEFSLRKLFKVGATAFIAAFLEIVLMIWIGYEIGRWFDWSTMDSLFLGAILAISSTTIIVKALNDLKMKNERFAQLIFGVLIVEDILGIGIIALLSSIAVSGTVSSGEVFSTVGKLSLFMIVALVIGILLVPRLLAYVAKFDSNEMLLITVLGLCFGFCLLVVKLEYSMVLGAFLIGAIMAESRQLQKVERLVEPVRDLFSAIFFVAIGLMLDPAILLQYAWPIAVITGAVVLGKMLSCGLGAFIAGNDGRTSLRVGMGLSQIGEFSFIIASLGMTLQVTSDFLYPVAVAVSVLTTLLTPYLIRAADPLSVKLATVMPQRLTRVLGMYGEWLRSIQPHGEGAVVASMIRRILLQVGVNLALVIAIFVSGGFFAERMSAYLQMWISDPSWQKALIWGGALLLSLPFLIAAYRKLKALSMLLAEMSVKPEMAGRHTQRVRRVIAEVIPILSLLVIFLLLAALSASILPTNKLLVLIAVVAIAVAALLWRWFIRLHTRMQVALLETLDNHKESSGH, encoded by the coding sequence ATGCATGCCATCAGTTTCATTCAAGACCTGGCAATCATCATGATGGCAGCGGGGTTGGTGACCGTTCTCTTTCATCGTTTTAAACAACCGGTGGTCCTGGGCTATATCGTGGCCGGCTTCATCATCGGCCCGCATACGCCGCCGTTCGGTTTCATCCACGACGAAGACACGATCAAGACACTGGCCGAGCTCGGGGTGATTTTCCTCATGTTTTGCCTGGGCCTGGAATTCAGCCTGCGCAAGTTGTTCAAGGTGGGCGCCACCGCGTTCATCGCGGCGTTCCTCGAAATCGTGCTGATGATCTGGATCGGCTACGAAATTGGCCGCTGGTTCGACTGGAGCACCATGGACTCGCTGTTCCTCGGCGCTATCCTGGCCATCTCCTCGACCACCATCATCGTCAAGGCCCTCAACGACCTGAAGATGAAAAACGAGCGCTTCGCACAGTTGATTTTCGGGGTGTTGATCGTCGAGGACATTCTGGGCATTGGCATCATCGCCTTGCTGTCGAGCATTGCCGTCAGTGGCACGGTGAGCTCCGGCGAGGTGTTTTCCACAGTCGGCAAGTTGTCGCTGTTCATGATCGTCGCGCTGGTCATTGGCATTCTGCTGGTGCCGAGGCTACTGGCCTACGTGGCAAAGTTCGATAGCAACGAAATGCTGCTGATCACTGTGCTGGGCCTATGTTTCGGTTTCTGCCTGTTGGTGGTGAAACTGGAGTACAGCATGGTGCTCGGGGCATTCCTGATCGGTGCGATCATGGCCGAGTCCCGGCAGTTGCAGAAAGTCGAACGACTGGTGGAGCCGGTACGCGATCTGTTCAGCGCGATTTTCTTCGTGGCCATCGGGCTGATGCTCGATCCGGCGATATTGCTGCAGTACGCCTGGCCGATCGCCGTGATCACTGGCGCAGTGGTCCTTGGCAAGATGCTGTCCTGCGGCCTCGGTGCCTTTATCGCCGGCAACGACGGACGCACCTCACTGCGAGTCGGGATGGGGCTTTCGCAGATTGGCGAATTCTCCTTCATCATCGCGTCGCTGGGGATGACCCTGCAGGTCACCAGTGATTTCCTCTATCCGGTCGCCGTCGCGGTCTCGGTGTTGACCACACTGCTGACGCCTTACCTGATCCGGGCTGCCGACCCGTTGTCCGTCAAGTTGGCGACGGTCATGCCGCAACGGCTGACGCGGGTGCTGGGGATGTATGGTGAATGGCTGCGCAGCATCCAACCCCACGGGGAGGGAGCGGTGGTGGCCTCGATGATCCGGCGGATCCTGCTACAGGTCGGAGTCAACCTTGCACTGGTCATCGCGATTTTTGTTTCGGGTGGTTTTTTTGCCGAGCGGATGTCGGCTTACCTGCAAATGTGGATCAGCGACCCGAGCTGGCAGAAAGCATTGATCTGGGGTGGGGCGTTATTGCTATCGCTACCGTTTCTGATCGCCGCGTATCGCAAGCTCAAGGCACTGTCGATGCTGCTGGCAGAGATGAGCGTCAAGCCGGAGATGGCCGGCCGCCATACCCAGCGTGTGCGTCGAGTGATCGCCGAAGTGATCCCGATCCTCTCGTTGCTGGTTATTTTCCTGCTATTGGCGGCCTTGTCGGCCAGCATCTTGCCGACCAACAAGTTGCTGGTGTTGATTGCAGTGGTGGCGATTGCCGTCGCAGCCTTGCTCTGGCGCTGGTTCATCCGCCTGCATACGCGGATGCAGGTGGCCTTGTTGGAAACCCTGGACAATCACAAGGAGTCGTCCGGGCATTGA
- a CDS encoding acyl-CoA thioesterase, giving the protein MEPGNAQLSMTVLMTPDMANFSGNVHGGTLLKYLDEVAYACASRYAGRYVVTLSVDQVIFREPIHVGELVTFLASVNYTGNTSMEVGIKVVTENIRERSVRHTNSCFFTMVAVDDQRKPAAVPPLQPQNGEEKRRYEQAQQRRQIRQELEKRYQEIKADGP; this is encoded by the coding sequence ATGGAACCCGGAAACGCCCAGCTGTCGATGACGGTGTTAATGACCCCCGATATGGCCAACTTCTCTGGCAATGTCCATGGCGGCACCCTGCTCAAATACCTCGACGAAGTCGCCTATGCCTGTGCCAGCCGCTACGCCGGGCGCTATGTGGTGACGTTGTCGGTCGACCAGGTGATCTTCCGCGAGCCGATTCACGTCGGCGAGCTGGTGACCTTCCTGGCGTCGGTGAACTACACCGGCAACACGTCGATGGAAGTGGGCATCAAAGTCGTGACCGAAAATATTCGCGAACGCTCGGTACGCCACACCAACAGCTGCTTCTTCACCATGGTCGCGGTGGACGATCAGCGCAAACCCGCCGCCGTCCCGCCGTTGCAACCGCAGAATGGGGAAGAAAAGCGCCGCTACGAACAAGCCCAGCAACGCCGGCAGATCCGCCAGGAACTGGAAAAGCGTTACCAGGAGATCAAGGCGGACGGGCCTTAA
- the pdxY gene encoding pyridoxal kinase PdxY gives MKRTPHLLAIQSHVVFGHAGNSAAVFPMQRVGVNVWPLNTVQFSNHTQYGQWTGEVLAPEQIPALVEGIAAIGELGNCDAVLSGYLGSAAQGRAILTGVARIKVANPKALYLCDPVMGHPEKGCIVAPEVSQFLLEEAAAVADLMCPNQLELDSFSGRKAQSLLDCLAMARALLARGPKAVLVKHLAYPGKPDDSFEMLLVTADGSWHLRRPLLAFPRQPVGVGDLTSGLFLARILLGDSLVAAFEFTAAAVHEVLLETQACVSYELELVRAQDRIAHPRVRFEAVPISL, from the coding sequence ATGAAACGTACACCTCATCTGCTTGCCATCCAGTCTCACGTGGTATTCGGTCACGCTGGCAACAGCGCTGCCGTGTTTCCCATGCAGCGGGTCGGGGTGAACGTATGGCCGCTCAATACCGTGCAATTTTCCAATCACACCCAATACGGTCAATGGACCGGGGAAGTGCTTGCGCCTGAGCAAATACCGGCATTGGTAGAGGGCATTGCGGCGATCGGTGAGCTGGGGAACTGTGATGCGGTGCTGTCCGGTTACCTGGGCAGCGCCGCTCAGGGGCGGGCGATTCTGACGGGCGTGGCGCGGATCAAGGTCGCCAATCCCAAGGCGCTGTACCTGTGCGACCCGGTCATGGGGCATCCGGAGAAGGGCTGCATCGTAGCGCCCGAGGTGAGTCAGTTTCTGCTGGAAGAGGCCGCGGCCGTGGCGGACCTCATGTGCCCGAACCAATTGGAGCTGGACAGCTTCTCCGGGCGCAAGGCGCAGTCGCTGCTGGACTGCCTGGCCATGGCCCGCGCGCTACTGGCCCGCGGACCGAAGGCGGTGCTGGTCAAACATCTGGCCTACCCAGGCAAGCCCGATGACAGCTTCGAAATGCTGCTGGTGACGGCTGACGGCAGCTGGCACCTGCGCCGTCCGCTGCTGGCCTTCCCTCGCCAGCCGGTGGGCGTGGGGGACCTGACGTCGGGGCTGTTCCTGGCGCGGATACTGTTGGGCGACAGTCTGGTGGCGGCGTTCGAATTTACCGCCGCCGCCGTGCATGAAGTGTTGCTGGAGACTCAGGCGTGTGTCAGCTACGAGTTGGAACTGGTCCGCGCCCAGGACCGGATCGCCCATCCGCGGGTGCGGTTTGAGGCTGTGCCGATCAGCCTTTGA
- a CDS encoding DUF3301 domain-containing protein, translated as MLTLGNIFVLMLLATGCAWLWHNHGLRERALARVMQHCANLKIELLDGNVALKRIGFVKDANGRRRLARIYNFEFTVTGETRHSGTITQFGAHSAQIELAPYPMPFEETPQASIEAVQTRPRAEVIELSQWRQEHNKWKP; from the coding sequence ATGCTGACCCTTGGAAATATTTTCGTGCTGATGCTGCTGGCCACTGGCTGCGCCTGGCTGTGGCACAACCACGGCTTGCGCGAGCGGGCCTTGGCGAGGGTCATGCAGCATTGCGCCAACCTCAAGATCGAGCTCCTGGACGGCAACGTGGCGCTGAAAAGGATCGGTTTCGTGAAAGATGCAAACGGCCGACGACGCCTGGCGCGTATCTATAATTTCGAATTTACCGTCACGGGTGAGACCCGCCATTCGGGCACCATTACCCAATTCGGTGCCCACAGCGCGCAAATCGAGCTGGCGCCCTACCCCATGCCGTTCGAAGAAACGCCCCAGGCGTCCATTGAAGCGGTCCAGACCAGGCCCCGGGCCGAAGTGATCGAGTTGAGTCAGTGGCGCCAGGAACACAACAAGTGGAAGCCTTGA
- a CDS encoding CobW family GTP-binding protein, which translates to MLQNIPTHVIAGPLGAGKTSLIKHLLTQRPANERWAVLINEFGQIGLDAALLTQAADGIALGEVAGGCLCCVNGAPFQIGLGRLLRKARPDRLFIEPSGLGHPAQLMRQLNEAPWLGVLSVQPGVLVLDAQAMADGKPLPDAQQRALADAGLLVLNKSEKLSEIDRARITAQLPALALYWTQQAELPLDRLPGLATRGSGVVDNFRLPKDVGYMPAIWTDPRLPICLHQQQEGGWSIGWRWHPSQLFDTAALTQWLQGWGWKRAKMVIHSVDGWVSANALEGAVLDWGTSEWRQDSRIELIFAEAQDVDALQAGLASCRCE; encoded by the coding sequence ATGTTGCAGAACATTCCCACCCATGTCATCGCCGGCCCCTTGGGGGCTGGCAAGACCAGCTTGATCAAGCATCTGCTGACACAGCGTCCGGCCAATGAACGCTGGGCGGTGCTGATCAACGAGTTCGGCCAGATCGGTCTGGATGCCGCGTTGCTGACCCAGGCCGCCGATGGTATCGCACTGGGCGAAGTGGCCGGGGGCTGTTTGTGTTGCGTCAACGGCGCGCCGTTTCAGATTGGTCTCGGTCGATTGCTGCGCAAGGCGCGACCAGACCGTTTGTTTATCGAACCTTCGGGGCTGGGCCATCCGGCGCAACTGATGCGGCAATTGAACGAGGCTCCATGGCTCGGCGTGCTGAGTGTCCAACCTGGCGTGCTGGTGCTGGATGCCCAGGCGATGGCGGACGGTAAGCCACTGCCTGATGCGCAGCAGCGTGCTTTGGCCGATGCCGGGCTGCTGGTATTGAATAAGTCCGAGAAGCTCTCTGAGATCGATCGAGCACGTATCACGGCGCAACTGCCGGCGCTTGCGTTGTATTGGACGCAACAGGCTGAGTTGCCGCTGGATCGACTGCCGGGTCTTGCAACTCGGGGGAGTGGGGTTGTGGATAACTTCAGGCTACCCAAGGATGTGGGTTACATGCCGGCCATCTGGACCGACCCGAGATTGCCGATCTGCCTGCATCAGCAGCAGGAAGGTGGCTGGAGCATCGGCTGGCGCTGGCATCCGAGCCAGTTGTTCGACACGGCGGCGCTCACTCAATGGCTGCAAGGCTGGGGTTGGAAACGCGCGAAGATGGTTATCCACAGCGTGGACGGCTGGGTTTCAGCCAATGCACTGGAGGGCGCGGTCCTGGATTGGGGGACCAGCGAGTGGCGACAGGACTCACGGATCGAACTGATTTTCGCCGAGGCGCAAGACGTTGATGCTCTACAGGCCGGTCTGGCGAGTTGTCGTTGTGAATAA
- a CDS encoding NADH:ubiquinone oxidoreductase has protein sequence MRMLGWLLLALTSNQALAQACVVHSQAERLDVKVCQQNRNIPQKLFADGFCQPSLAGQKVEVQYVDQCPGGAFGICSNAQVANMPYRQDIHYYGVATDAAYLQPFCEGQSQGNWLKP, from the coding sequence ATGCGGATGCTCGGCTGGTTGTTACTGGCATTGACGTCAAACCAGGCACTGGCCCAGGCTTGTGTTGTGCACAGTCAGGCGGAGCGGCTCGATGTAAAAGTCTGCCAGCAGAACCGCAACATCCCGCAGAAGTTGTTCGCCGACGGCTTCTGCCAGCCAAGCCTCGCCGGGCAAAAAGTCGAGGTGCAGTACGTCGATCAGTGCCCTGGCGGCGCGTTTGGCATCTGCAGCAACGCCCAGGTCGCCAATATGCCTTACCGCCAGGATATTCACTATTACGGCGTGGCCACTGACGCCGCTTATCTCCAGCCGTTTTGTGAAGGCCAAAGCCAGGGCAACTGGCTCAAACCTTAA
- a CDS encoding DUF1826 domain-containing protein — MLAPSLNRAAPVRQVQGETPRILTQILEDGTNLAVWQRQLPAHISDFAAMVLSMEQPLAESLVLDLPEDDTQPALHGLAAGFSDLQGYEGFIADVAWLVSAFACLLGAKRVGLRLRALDKAMCPRFHVDHVPVRLITTYVGVGSQWLKESAMDRRCLAQPEAEPGDPRMIQQLYSGDVALLKGEKWHGNEGFGLIHRSPEPAPGERRLILTLDWLA, encoded by the coding sequence ATGCTGGCGCCCAGCCTGAATAGGGCTGCACCGGTGCGGCAGGTCCAAGGTGAAACGCCACGGATCCTGACACAAATTCTGGAGGACGGCACCAACCTGGCTGTCTGGCAACGTCAGCTTCCGGCGCATATCAGCGACTTTGCGGCCATGGTGCTTTCGATGGAGCAGCCGCTGGCTGAGTCGCTGGTGCTCGACTTGCCGGAGGACGACACTCAGCCGGCGCTGCACGGCCTGGCCGCGGGGTTCAGCGATCTGCAAGGTTACGAAGGCTTTATCGCCGACGTTGCCTGGTTGGTCAGTGCGTTTGCCTGTCTGCTGGGCGCCAAACGTGTCGGCCTGCGTCTGCGCGCACTGGACAAGGCCATGTGTCCGCGCTTTCACGTTGACCATGTACCGGTGCGGCTAATCACTACTTATGTCGGTGTCGGCAGTCAGTGGCTCAAGGAAAGTGCCATGGACCGTCGATGTTTGGCGCAGCCTGAAGCCGAGCCCGGCGATCCGCGGATGATCCAGCAGCTTTACAGCGGTGATGTGGCGTTGCTTAAAGGCGAGAAGTGGCACGGCAATGAAGGGTTCGGCCTGATCCACCGCTCGCCGGAACCGGCCCCGGGGGAGCGCCGATTGATCCTCACACTGGATTGGCTGGCTTAA
- the zigA gene encoding zinc metallochaperone GTPase ZigA — MPNRLPVTVLSGFLGAGKSTLLNYVLRNRDNLRVAVIVNDMSEINIDGSEVQRDVTLSRSEEKLVEMSNGCICCTLREDLLEEVGQLAREGRFDYLLIESTGISEPLPVAETFTFRDEEGRSLADVARLDTMVTVVDGVNFLLDFQAAESLASRGETLGEEDERSITDLLIEQIEFADVILISKIDLISRDEREELIAILERLNAQAQIIPMVMGQVPLGRILDTGLFDFERAAQAPGWLRELRGEHVPETEEYGIASTAYRARRPFHPQRFFSLIDRPWTNGKLLRSKGFFWLASKPEEAGSWSQAGGLMRHGFAGRWWRFVPKNQWPQDEESSAAILKNWLPSTGDCRQELVFIGQDIDFTQLTAELDACLLSDAEMALGVESWRLLPDPFGPWHDDEVAA, encoded by the coding sequence ATGCCCAATCGCCTCCCCGTTACCGTGCTTTCCGGATTTCTTGGTGCCGGTAAAAGCACGCTGCTCAACTATGTCCTGCGCAATCGCGACAATTTACGCGTCGCCGTAATCGTCAACGATATGAGCGAGATCAACATCGATGGCAGCGAAGTCCAGCGAGATGTCACCCTGAGCCGCTCCGAAGAGAAACTGGTGGAAATGAGCAACGGCTGCATCTGCTGCACGCTGCGTGAGGACTTGCTGGAAGAAGTCGGCCAGCTCGCCAGGGAGGGGCGCTTCGATTATCTGCTGATCGAGTCCACGGGTATTTCTGAACCCTTGCCGGTGGCGGAAACCTTCACGTTTCGTGATGAAGAGGGTCGCAGCCTGGCCGATGTTGCCCGGCTCGACACCATGGTGACGGTGGTTGATGGGGTGAATTTCCTGCTGGATTTCCAGGCTGCCGAAAGCCTTGCGTCCCGGGGCGAAACCCTGGGCGAGGAAGACGAGCGCTCGATTACTGACCTGCTGATCGAGCAGATCGAGTTCGCCGACGTGATTTTAATCAGCAAAATCGACCTGATCAGCCGTGACGAACGGGAAGAATTGATTGCGATCCTGGAGCGTCTCAACGCCCAGGCGCAGATCATTCCCATGGTCATGGGGCAGGTCCCCTTGGGGCGCATTCTCGATACCGGCCTTTTCGACTTTGAACGCGCCGCGCAAGCGCCTGGCTGGCTACGGGAGCTGCGCGGCGAGCATGTACCCGAGACCGAAGAATATGGCATCGCCTCGACAGCCTACCGGGCGCGCCGACCGTTTCATCCTCAGCGTTTTTTCAGTTTGATCGACCGTCCGTGGACCAACGGCAAACTCCTGCGTTCCAAAGGGTTCTTCTGGCTGGCCAGCAAACCTGAGGAAGCGGGCAGTTGGTCTCAGGCCGGCGGTTTGATGCGGCACGGATTTGCCGGGCGCTGGTGGCGGTTTGTGCCAAAAAACCAGTGGCCGCAGGATGAGGAAAGTAGCGCTGCCATCCTGAAAAACTGGCTGCCTAGCACGGGCGATTGCCGCCAGGAGCTGGTATTCATCGGACAAGACATCGACTTCACCCAGCTCACCGCTGAACTGGACGCTTGTCTGCTCAGCGACGCGGAAATGGCCCTGGGTGTCGAAAGTTGGCGCTTGCTGCCGGACCCGTTTGGCCCGTGGCATGACGACGAGGTCGCAGCGTGA
- a CDS encoding glutamine synthetase, giving the protein MHTCLKLVLASPLLLLALSASAQSPLLANCTRSASLLACVDGQGNAYSVATSGNTLYLRGFEAVSRRHWAQTNSRYGQITFFTGLASDGESWVGYNRRVGWTTINRFSSAGGGGSGGAFICGRMNGCQSSSH; this is encoded by the coding sequence ATGCACACTTGTCTGAAACTCGTATTAGCGAGCCCGTTGTTGCTGTTGGCGCTGAGCGCTTCGGCCCAAAGCCCGCTCTTGGCCAACTGCACCCGCAGTGCGAGCTTGCTGGCGTGCGTTGACGGGCAAGGTAATGCCTACAGCGTCGCAACAAGCGGAAACACCCTTTATCTGCGTGGTTTTGAAGCGGTCAGTCGTCGCCATTGGGCGCAAACGAACAGTCGTTACGGTCAAATCACTTTCTTCACAGGCTTGGCGTCCGATGGTGAAAGTTGGGTTGGATACAACCGACGAGTTGGCTGGACGACCATCAACCGCTTCTCCAGCGCAGGCGGTGGTGGTAGCGGCGGTGCGTTCATATGCGGCCGCATGAACGGTTGTCAGAGTTCGTCGCACTGA
- the folE2 gene encoding GTP cyclohydrolase FolE2 — protein MNALTLPDVAAQASRQALPLDWVGMCGIATPVLIDGQRLSATADAGVSLDDGDARGIHMSRLYLALEILEETPLSPALLHRVLRQFLDSHEGLSHFASLSIHTDLLLKRPALISPLAGWKRYPVSIEAHLKYAVFHVELKIQIPYSSTCPCSAALARQLIQQQFVDDFANQSLEHAEILAWLGSANGIVATPHSQRSMATLNLRLDTHVDELPLLSLINEAEAALGTAVQTAVKRADEQAFALANGQNLMFCEDAARRLSTALRRSSSITALDVRVVHAESLHAHDAVAQSRWQREAS, from the coding sequence ATGAATGCGTTAACGCTGCCAGATGTTGCTGCGCAGGCTTCACGCCAAGCTTTACCCCTCGATTGGGTAGGCATGTGTGGGATCGCCACACCGGTTTTGATCGACGGCCAGCGTCTGAGCGCGACGGCCGACGCAGGTGTCAGCCTCGACGACGGTGATGCTCGTGGCATCCATATGTCACGTTTGTATTTGGCGCTGGAAATACTTGAAGAAACACCTCTTTCTCCAGCGCTATTGCATCGCGTATTGCGGCAATTTCTCGATAGCCATGAAGGCCTGTCCCATTTTGCTTCCCTAAGCATCCACACCGATTTGTTGCTTAAACGTCCGGCGCTAATCAGCCCGCTGGCCGGCTGGAAGCGTTATCCCGTGAGTATTGAAGCGCACCTGAAATACGCAGTGTTCCACGTGGAACTGAAAATTCAGATCCCCTACTCGTCCACCTGCCCTTGCTCAGCGGCGCTCGCCCGACAGTTGATTCAGCAGCAATTCGTAGACGACTTCGCCAACCAAAGCCTCGAGCACGCTGAAATCCTGGCCTGGCTGGGCTCAGCAAACGGCATTGTCGCTACTCCCCACAGTCAACGCAGCATGGCCACGTTGAATCTACGGCTGGACACCCATGTCGACGAATTGCCGCTGCTGTCTCTCATCAACGAGGCCGAAGCGGCCCTAGGCACTGCTGTGCAAACCGCAGTCAAACGCGCCGATGAGCAGGCGTTCGCGCTCGCCAACGGCCAAAACCTGATGTTCTGCGAAGACGCCGCTCGGCGATTGAGCACCGCCTTGAGGCGCTCATCCAGCATCACCGCCCTGGATGTACGCGTCGTCCACGCCGAGAGCCTGCACGCCCATGACGCCGTGGCCCAAAGCCGCTGGCAGCGGGAGGCATCATGA
- a CDS encoding metal ABC transporter ATP-binding protein, whose amino-acid sequence MIRCQTLRWGAPGQPLTPPLNMERPAGSLTAIIGANGSGKSSLLKVLAGLQKPLSGKVTLDVPRRGGVSFLPQQQHLDRQFPISLQELVAAGSWGNRHTPAMRRQLLQTALEDWALAGLENRPLMALSGGELQRALLARLSLAEAPLLLLDEPHAALDEQGQALLWKHIHGWHAAGRTVVVVCHDLAAVREHIPHTLLVSHAGCTLNRSVDLIAQQPRMRVA is encoded by the coding sequence ATGATCCGTTGCCAAACCTTGCGCTGGGGTGCCCCTGGGCAACCTCTCACACCACCGCTGAATATGGAGCGGCCAGCGGGCAGCCTGACGGCCATCATCGGCGCCAACGGTTCGGGTAAGAGCAGCCTGCTGAAAGTACTCGCGGGGTTGCAAAAACCCCTGTCCGGGAAGGTCACGCTGGACGTCCCCCGCCGCGGCGGTGTCTCATTCCTGCCGCAGCAACAACATCTGGATCGGCAGTTCCCCATCAGCTTGCAGGAGTTGGTGGCCGCCGGCTCCTGGGGGAATAGGCACACACCCGCCATGCGCAGGCAACTGCTCCAGACAGCCTTGGAAGACTGGGCTCTGGCGGGGCTGGAAAATCGTCCGTTGATGGCATTGTCTGGCGGCGAGTTACAACGCGCCCTGCTCGCTCGCCTGAGCCTGGCCGAAGCGCCGCTGCTGTTGCTCGACGAACCCCACGCGGCCCTCGACGAACAAGGCCAGGCGCTACTGTGGAAACACATCCATGGCTGGCACGCGGCGGGCAGAACCGTGGTGGTGGTTTGTCATGACCTGGCGGCGGTACGCGAACACATTCCTCACACATTGCTGGTCAGCCACGCCGGCTGCACGCTCAATCGCAGTGTCGACTTGATCGCCCAACAACCTCGCATGCGGGTGGCGTGA